A stretch of Babesia bigemina genome assembly Bbig001, chromosome : III DNA encodes these proteins:
- a CDS encoding regulator of nonsense transcripts, putative: MARPSKAKSVFSDNADLPSQKKRITTAATSADMGPSGSASLYKLEQMAAGFGKIPEFNKLMYNDDNVLMTLNVQLKNTRYKANMDVFMDKSAAVCKYDISVNGGEKITGTTTATNKKAARKNAARCMLMHMDKPTVEEIEEITKWMVAGHRNNIGAREEPVSKEFGPLGHTVTLRWRCDDHSFYGKGVSNSLKLAELYAMQDLYCQTHKFPTLQQEAKVLRPVKLNATPTITKASAKASRPEPIIDELSKADVCHMNTLRNSMVNKMKVKQHEVITQSRGGFLCTLTWEWLDTNGQVEKRTVAKQGTSKALAKAAASKAILVEVGVIDPVTREESSHASSIRSSITKNIARAVQAATEFVRKTNCSVWRLFMPQLVEALVQRGDRELVTPLLESITAADVEIPTDIWETLLSLSSIAVDEMFCKAILHGIKHLTLDSRYFISEKAQKVYQKQSWLLALEFNAEMCSNLASLQSRGGKDVVSLLCDNTKSQLPLMFLKGTVNSEYSKSPLREDDMVLLVPYNGVYQWGDGLVAIVSKHKSENYEASLTCKVVNRLKWDPTDAIYEHNRFGVFFVNNTTTNKRMMQALLAITHKMLPVNSNAQGYHYNKDLQRILIESDKDSVADLELNNAALPTSIPLTPSQSDACKSALTNPLTLIQGPPGTGKTQVACAIIDCWRQQTKEKILAVADSNVAADNLIEGLNSRGIHALRIGFGSESLLQEESLKRLAKYGRYKSLKESGYYKEANSLRMAMITEAIRQHQVIIATCVGSGNDILSSYSFPYVVIDECAQSIEASNLIPIGKGCKQLVLIGDHKQLRPTIISPEAAAQGLSISLLERLVSAQVATVHVLDVQRRMHPSISEFPNKHFYRGAVRDAVSESSRPPVRGFKWPTRGYNIAFIDASAGCPNSQFESNVGTSKANALEADIVAIVLKSIIEARDVRESQIGILTAYDAQKWMLKRKLNQIDSVKGQAIEIDSVDGFQGKEKELIIFSAVRSNLQKDVGFLRDPRRMNVMLTRARRGLIVIADKYTIMNDIANWRPYVEYITDRVLDIHISELNMFLDSPSNRLDGIVRQVRTGWYP, encoded by the exons ATGGCACGCCCGAGCAAGGCGAAGAGCGTTTTCTCAGACAACGCCGACCTTCCATCGCAGAAGAAGCGAATCACCACCGCCGCTACCAGCGCAGACATGGGTCCGAGTGGCAGCGCCAGCCTGTATAAGCTGGAGCAAATGGCGGCGGGGTTCGGCAAAATCCCGGAATTCAACAAGCTCATGTATAACGACGACAACGTACTGATGACGCTCAACGTGCAGCTCAAAAACACACGGTACAAGGCCAACATGGACGTTTTCATGGACAAATCGGCCGCAGTCTGCAAGTACGATATATCCGTAAACGGTGGAGAG AAAATCACGGGAACTACCACCGCTACCAACAAGAAAGCAGCGAGGAAAAATGCAGCTAGATGTATGCTGATGCATATGGACAAACCGACAGTAGAAGAGATCGAGGAAATCACCAAATGGATGGTTGCTGGGCACCGCAACAACATTGGCGCCCGAGAGGAGCCCGTGTCCAAAGAGTTCGGGCCGCTCGGGCACACCGTCACCCTCCGGTGGAGGTGTGACGACCACTCGTTCTATGGCAAAGGGGTGTCCAACTCCCTGAAGCTGGCGGAACTCTACGCCATGCAGGACCTCTACTGCCAAACGCACAAGTTTCCCACACTGCAGCAAGAGGCGAAAGTGCTGAGACCAGTCAAGCTAAACGCTACTCCCACCATCACAAAAGCTTCTGCGAAGGCTTCCAGGCCAGAGCCCATCATCGACGAATTGTCGAAGGCAGACGTCTGCCACATGAACACTCTAAGGAACTCCATGGTCAACAAGATGAAGGTGAAGCAGCACGAGGTCATCACCCAGTCACGAGGCGGGTTCCTGTGCACGCTCACGTGGGAGTGGTTGGACACCAACGGGCAGGTCGAGAAGAGGACAGTCGCCAAACAAGGCACCAGCAAGGCGCTGGCCAAGGCAGCAGCGAGCAAGGCGATACTCGTGGAAGTCGGCGTTATCGACCCCGTTACGCGTGAAGAAAGTTCTCACGCTTCGTCAATACGAAGCAGCATAACCAAG AATATCGCCAGAGCCGTGCAGGCGGCCACGGAATTTGTGCGGAAAACAAACTGCAGCGTGTGGAGACTGTTTATGCCGCAATTGGTCGAAGCGCTCGTGCAGCGGGGCGATCGCGAATTGGTGACGCCACTGCTGGAGAgcatcaccgccgcagaCGTGGAGATACCGACTGACATCTGGGAGACGCTCCTGTCGCTCTCCAGCATTGCCGTTGACGAGATGTTTTGCAAGGCGATTCTGCACGGTATCAAACATCTGACGCTGGACTCGAGGTATTTCATCTCGGAAAAGGCTCAAAAGGTCTACCAAAAGCAAAG CTGGCTGCTTGCGCTGGAGTTCAACGCCGAAATGTGCTCGAACTTGGCATCGCTTCAGAGCAGGGGCGGAAAAGACGTCGTTAGCCTGCTCTGTGACAACACCAAGTCGCAGCTCCCGCTGATGTTCCTCAAAGGGACCGTCAACTCGGAGTACAGCAAGTCGCCCTTGAGAGAGGACGATATGGTGCTTCTTGTGCCGTACAACGGCGTGTATCAATGG GGGGACGGACTGGTCGCTATTGTCTCCAAGCACAAAAGCGAAAACTACGAAGCCAGCCTGACGTGCAAGGTCGTGAACCGACTAAAATGGGATCCAACCGacgccatctacgagcACAATAGGTTTGGGGTCTTCTTCGTCAacaacactaccaccaACAAGAGGATGATGCAGGCACTGCTGGCAATAACACACAAGATGTTGCCAGTTAAC TCCAACGCACAGGGGTACCACTACAACAAGGATCTGCAACGCATACTGATCGAGAGCGACAAGGATTCTGTAGCGGATCTAGAACTGAACAATGCGGCGCTGCCCACCAGCATACCTCTCACGCCATCCCAGTCCGACGCCTGCAAAAGTGCGCTCACAAACCCCTTGACACTCATACAGGGTCCTCCGGGCACAGGCAAAACGCAGGTGGCGTGTGCGATCATCGACTGCTGGAGGCAGCAGACGAAAGAAAAAATTTTGGCTGTTGCGGACTCAAACGTTGCTGCAGACAACCTCATTGAGGGGTTGAACAGCAGGGGTATTCATGCTTTGAGGATCGGATTTGGGTCTgagtcgctgctgcaggaggaGTCGCTCAAaaggcttgccaaataTGGCCGCTACAAGTCACTGAAAGAATCCGGGTACTACAAAGAAGCCAACTCCTTGCGCATGGCAATGATCACCGAGGCTATCAGACAGCACCAGGTCATCATAGCCACCTGCGTTGGAAGTGGGAACGACATTCTCTCCAGTTACTCATTCCCGTACGTCGTTATAGACGAGTGTGCCCAGTCCATTGAGGCAAGCAACCTCATCCCCATTGGGAAGGGCTGCAAACAGCTCGTACTCATAGGAGACCACAAGCAACTGCGGCCCACCATCATATCTCCGGAGGCTGCGGCCCAGGGACTCTCCATCTCACTTCTCGAGCGGCTGGTATCCGCACAGGTAGCCACAGTGCATGTGCTGGACGTGCAGAGGCGTATGCACCCGTCAATTTCCGAGTTCCCGAACAAGCATTTCTACCGTGGAGCGGTCAGAGATGCCGTTAGCGAGAGCAGCAGACCACCGGTGAGGGGGTTCAAGTGGCCGACAAGAGGATACAACATCGCTTTCATCGACGCGAGCGCAGGATGCCCAAACAGCCAGTTTGAATCAAACGTCGGCACTTCCAAAGCTAACGCACT TGAGGCcgacatcgtcgccattGTACTCAAGTCGATTATTGAGGCGAGGGATGTGAGGGAGTCACAG ATTGGAATTCTTACTGCGTATGACGCGCAAAAGTGGATGCTCAAACGGAAACTAAACCAAATCGACTCGGTAAAAGGGCAGGCGATCGAAATCGATTCCGTAGACGGGTTCCAAGGCAAAGAAAAGGAACTCATAATTTTCTCAGCAGTCAGATCTAACCTGCAGAAGGACGTTGGGTTTCTCAGGGATCCCAGGAGGATGAACGTCATGTTAACCCGTGCTCGCAGGGGGCTCATCGTCATTGCCGACAAGTACACGATAATGAACGACATCGCCAACTGGAGGCCCTATGTGGAGTATATTACGGACCGGGTGCTGGACATTCACATCTCGGAGCTGAACATGTTCCTCGATTCACCTTCGAACCGACTGGACGGCATAGTCCGCCAGGTTAGAACCGGGTGGTACCCGTAA
- a CDS encoding Alba-like protein C9orf23 homolog, with amino-acid sequence MAQVEAVAQAEPKQLAPGEIRVSSIGVVSSYVAYAKKLIAAGEPVIHIRGTGRAMSNVVETAEILKRVYKGMHQVATLDTQENLVAAVGEDGKEQRRSVCFLTITLTMDPSKIDTTAVGYQKPLTDEQLGEVEVDKLIQALKTSGIRKKGTLPRKPRGTVQNAENGKKN; translated from the exons ATGGCGCAAGTTGAAGCGGTTGCTCAGGCGGAGCCAAAGCAGTTGGCTCCCGGAGAAATCCGGGTTTCCAGTATCGGAGTGGTCTCGAGCTACGTCGCGTACGCGAAGAAACTCATCGCCGCTGGAGAACCTGTGATTCATATTAGAGGCACTGGCAGAGCCATGAGCAATGTGGTAGAAACTGCGGAAATTCTCAAGCGGGTCTATAAGGGAATGCATCAGGTCGCGACTCTCGACACACAGGAAAATCT GGTGGCAGCTGTTGGCGAGGACGGAAAGGAGCAGAGGCGCTCCGTCTGTTTTCTGACAATCACGCTCACAATGGACCCCAGCAAAATAGACACCACGGCCGTCGGTTATCAGAAGCCGCTGACTGACGAACAGTTGGGCGAGGTCGAAGTTGACAAATTGATCCAGGCCCTGAAAACCTCTGGCATCAGGAAGAAGGGGACTTTGCCCAGGAAACCTAGGGGTACAGTGCAGAACGCGGAAAACGGAAAGAAGAATTGA
- a CDS encoding 3-oxo-5-alpha-steroid 4-dehydrogenase family protein, putative, whose product MNLLLKQCNGAFIERISVSEDATVKDLKQLFYEKFHFYPQRQQWNLGSADGPRIVEGTLKQCGVLEDSSLYFKDLGVQISWRLVFFLEYIGPLMILPVLYHFPWIFYGSHVAPKSNVQFWTYCMLMFHFMKREVESIFVHRFSKTTMPIINLFTNCFHYWVLCACGIGYYVFHPRYTEIRLFCRHEKVLLVLMFFFFQFMTFMTHITLRNLRPKATKVRGIPQNWGFQYVSCANYFWELLIWVVVALFTNTVPAYFFTFAVATILCNWAKKKHQRYIKEFPHYDKTKKAIIPFVY is encoded by the exons ATGAATTTGTTGCTTAAGCAATGTAATGGCGCCTTCATTGAGCGCATATCGGTTTCCGAAGATGCAACCGTTAAGGATTTGAAGCAGTTGTTCTACGAAAAAT TTCACTTCTATCCGCAAAGGCAGCAGTGGAACCTTGGTTCAG CTGATGGACCGCGGATTGTTGAAGGTACGCTGAAGCAGTGCGGCGTCCTTGAGGACTCATCGCTATATTTCAAGGATCTAG GTGTGCAGATCTCCTGGAGATTGGTCTTCTTCTTGGAGTACATCGGGCCGTTGATGATATTGCCCGTGCTCTACCACTTCCCTTGGATATTCTACGGCTCGCACGTCGCCCCTAAGAGCAATGTACAATTCTGGACGTACTGCATGCTAATGTTCCACTTTATGAAGCGCGAAGTCGAGTCCATCTTCGTGCACCGGTTTTCCAAGACCACCATGCCCATTATCAACCTTTTCACAAATTGTTTCCACTACTG GGTTTTGTGCGCTTGTGGCATCGGCTACTACGTCTTCCACCCGAGATACACTGAGATCAGGTTGTTTTGCAGGCACGAAAAGGTGTTGCTGGTGTTGATGttcttcttcttccagTTCATGACCTTCATGACGCACATCACTCTGCGCAACTTGAGGCCTAAAG CAACCAAAGTGAGGGGCATCCCGCAGAACTGGGGTTTCCAGTATGTCAGCTGTGCCAACTATTTCTGGGAACTGCTCATATGGGTCGTTGTGGCTCTATTCACAAACACGGTGCCCGCGTACTTCTTCACCTTCGCTGTGGCGACTATTCTGTGCAACTGGGCCAAGAAGAAGCACCAAAGGTATATTAAGGAATTCCCCCATTACGACAAGACCAAGAAAGCCATCATCCCCTTTGTTTACTGA
- a CDS encoding RNA recognition motif domain containing protein, putative, whose translation MSSEEQPVKSVGGWIVMVTGVHAEAQEEDVRDAFEGFGQITSVHLNLDRRSGYAKGYALLEFVEEEDARKAVENMNGQQLLGQEVAVSWVFKKAPASE comes from the exons ATGTCGTCTGAGGAGCAGCCCGTTAAGT CTGTCGGCGGCTGGAtcgtgatggtcacgggCGTCCACGCAGAGGCCCAGGAGGAGGATGTACGCGACGCGTTCGAGGGCTTCGGGCAGATAACGAGCGTCCATCTGAACTTGGATCGCCGCAGCGGCTACGCGAAGGGATACGCGTTGCTCGAGTttgtggaggaggaggatgcTCGCAAGGCTGTTGAAA ATATGAACGGCCAGCAGCTCTTGGGGCAAGAGGTGGCGGTCTCCTGGGTTTTTAAAAAGGCGCCGGCCTCAGAGTGA
- a CDS encoding SUPPRESSOR OF TY 6 (SPT6)-RELATED protein, putative — protein MSDSGAPDAAEAASELKRKRVSSIEDETEEEQPDAVDVPSKSPFKAARVESADYKSIRSKYLDTMAEESEEDAAAAADRESDSESDSDDEAELGSEIPDEMKGFIVDKVDDDEVSVESDVSDVEYDPDVLDDDDLALIAENTGAKFEQEDDDYGAKQLRRLKKGSAVAKRQEEYDNWLEDEYIEQGDLDLSDIWATVAECFGDVDLVVQILKNERTVQPREEAAVSDYESEYVEPATQEVTLESLADPDELAKEYMTKQDEAIREHDEPERLYIRYRNRPRHTDDREIKDEAQWIARRLISEFSDDLSVERVRKMYDLVFRGTYPSPQISPEEDIREKCEMVLVWLLNERWEVPFILHHKRHLICPPLTDDIVWRVYHLDAEWIKLKTMAERIKDIIDRIGYEELPNDVLYYALNFNTLEDLQDVNGHLRYHHRKAMYEETPVEDQPPEKPLQPAIPAEDPVPLEDGIMGDDIEDEDDVFGDFAFGGHTLETTADPQHFRSPSSVPISPMSAMSSPLDRMDDPAEPVHGDAGPRILPAKKTSIIPPDSPAEGDPFDETNQEFGSGDDENHDLSGRVAERGGGDNGDVDDEAQLDDDDDDDDTDHHADNREGLDMSADDMSDDEDVDMDVDGNQRSDHAPAHSTDLLEMDDDHLKDDYEEEDELPDHRITEIATSMKSLEVQTTTKRPHMKQRSVDMHLIDTIEKGGFHELWRGYIADARQFATVLEKSLTPGSTELRIQMDQVRAQWKELGAVGMLDAPSIIEGSEEQQVEDMCAQFCRPPYSGGKRLYTALVSYHTKMLAHDITIRRLLREYYRNYCSITCTTTTKGEAEVDVADASWPARRLYRMPLRELTTYRQVHYSYPTSATTREERYRILDSHRRGTALAEMYLQIVQLEKEGAIKCTIHPICAQEVPAWKADGFGDRFAEWYERYKVVTYSGNQLVSESYRTRMGEQKAILEKEEMLLKDAEERDKQWRRQLLDQLVMAYCPSNVPTYSIWRHIQKEILSRLINVELIPKFRMEIREELWRNAQSFVLLHCQRMLQYKLDVNPSPSETVLALAVDAEPQRVYATVVNEFGDMKDYKRLDRLIAHPIMPRNATPSNPLFKEVMEDIDVLCDMVANFRISVVLVAMSNTGAVTLYNRLETYMVPNIKVPLTIKKLDVEVPRLRVSMLPRASVNDLCLSMARWYIDPVAETLNLWSQNSTNLLLKLNLHPFQHVISQEKLQEYLECTLVHMVCHFGVDINRVKNSKHLEATLQFVAGLGPRKTMDVLRLLKIAAIGTRSQLRMGQAAIRGLGELVFYNCASFIKISSNEAMDILDTTRLHPVECYYTAEKLCTDSLDYDLGGEEAIQEIFNNPKRLDDLDLEAYSSLLMEKRSMPRMLPYLLFVKHELQSPFHDYRADLQELREEEEFCLALQIDHLLLRRGAHVMCRLEEVYEHTIRACVLPLELKAHVVDYRNFRDDVYRISKEQNRTIQLRGICISARVSNVEYAPNFENGRCAYRVEVALTGQQRRYLLLDLFDDVKRVLGIREDHLSPLVHFDVNYSKKPMLNEHSEKHKIHYRRVIRHPSYRMWPLNKIVAFLKQPEIGIGECCICPMSEWDRLNLVIKTCAEPFNCATFVIHERNQRVPGELGKELILLNQTYTSIDQIIAQFCETLKLNLEEIYMHPKFKHSTDISKAERDLIQESAMRPDGIAWAILPPHPMQHRGSQVRYNPLRFTLLVMPPSMELTQGARSLQDSIYVDHRSFKLWTHHEKSLASLIKWWKQVGYWNRNRHRELYNQEKAALMRQGAAPQMRH, from the coding sequence ATGAGTGACTCCGGCGCGCCGGACGCTGCAGAGGCAGCCTCGGAGCTCAAGCGCAAGAGAGTGAGTTCCATTGAAGATGAAACCGAGGAGGAACAGCCTGACGCGGTGGATGTCCCATCGAAGAGCCCCTTCAAGGCGGCACGCGTCGAGTCAGCTGACTACAAGTCAATTCGCTCAAAGTACCTCGACACCATGGCCGAGGAGTCGGAGGAAGACGCCGCTGCGGCCGCCGACCGCGAGTCAGATTCCGAGTCGGACTCCGACGATGAGGCGGAGCTAGGCTCCGAAATACCCGACGAGATGAAGGGGTTCATCGTCGACAAggtcgacgatgacgaggtGTCCGTGGAGTCAGACGTCTCGGACGTCGAGTACGACCCGGACGTGttggacgacgacgatcTGGCGCTCATTGCCGAGAACACCGGCGCCAAGTTCGAGCAGGAGGATGACGACTACGGGGCCAAGCAGCTGCGACGCCTGAAGAAGGGGTCGGCGGTCGCGAAGCGCCAGGAGGAGTACGACAACTGGCTGGAGGATGAGTACATCGAACAGGGCGACCTGGACCTGTCCGACATCTGGGCGACGGTCGCCGAGTGCTTCGGCGACGTTGACCTTGTGGTACAGATTCTGAAGAACGAGCGCACCGTGCAGCCCAGAGAAGAGGCCGCGGTGTCCGACTACGAGTCGGAGTATGTGGAGCCGGCCACCCAGGAGGTGACTCTGGAGAGCCTAGCCGACCCGGACGAGTTGGCGAAGGAGTACATGACCAAGCAGGACGAGGCCATCCGCGAGCACGACGAACCCGAGCGCCTTTACATACGCTACAGAAACCGACCCCGCCACACTGACGATCGGGAGATTAAGGACGAGGCACAGTGGATCGCCCGCCGCCTGATAAGCGAGTTCTCAGACGACCTGTCTGTGGAACGCGTGCGCAAGATGTACGACCTCGTGTTCCGGGGCACATACCCCTCTCCACAGATCTCGCCGGAGGAGGACATTCGTGAGAAGTGTGAGATGGTCCTGGTGTGGCTGCTGAACGAGCGTTGGGAGGTGCCCTTCATCCTCCACCACAAGCGCCACCTGATTTGTCCGCCGCTCACGGACGATATCGTGTGGCGGGTGTACCACCTGGACGCCGAGTGGATTAAGCTGAAAACAATGGCGGAACGCATCAAAGACATTATCGACCGCATAGGCTACGAGGAGCTGCCGAACGACGTTTTGTACTACGCCCTCAACTTCAACACGCTGGAGGACCTGCAGGACGTCAACGGCCACCTGCGCTACCACCATCGCAAGGCGATGTACGAGGAGACTCCCGTCGAGGACCAGCCTCCGGAGAAACCGCTGCAGCCGGCCATACCCGCAGAGGACCCCGTTCCCCTTGAGGACGGTATCATGGGTGATGACATAGAGGACGAGGACGACGTGTTTGGTGATTTCGCCTTTGGCGGGCACACGCTCGAGACCACCGCGGACCCGCAGCATTTCCGATCGCCCAGTTCGGTGCCGATTTCGCCCATGTCCGCAATGTCGTCGCCCTTGGACCGCATGGACGACCCAGCGGAACCCGTGCACGGCGATGCCGGGCCGAGGATATTGCCAGCCAAGAAAACGAGCATCATCCCCCCAGACTCGCCGGCAGAAGGCGACCCATTTGATGAAACGAACCAGGAATTCGGCAGCGGCGACGATGAGAACCACGACCTCAGTGGCCGTGTGGCCGAGAGGGGCGGCGGTGACAACGGCGACGTCGATGACGAAGCCCAGCTggatgatgacgacgacgacgatgacacTGACCATCACGCCGACAATCGCGAGGGGCTGGACATGTCAGCCGATGATATGTCGGACGACGAAGATGTGGACATGGATGTCGATGGCAACCAGCGGTCTGACCACGCGCCTGCGCACAGCACTGACCTGCTGGAAATGGACGACGACCACCTCAAGGACGACTACGAAGAGGAGGATGAGCTCCCAGACCATCGCATAACTGAGATTGCCACGTCGATGAAGTCGCTTGAGGTCCAAACTACCACAAAACGACCCCACATGAAGCAGCGCAGCGTCGACATGCACCTGATCGACACCATCGAGAAAGGAGGCTTCCACGAGCTGTGGCGCGGCTACATCGCCGACGCGCGACAGTTCGCCACGGTACTCGAGAAATCGCTAACGCCCGGCTCCACGGAGCTGCGCATACAGATGGATCAGGTGCGGGCGCAGTGGAAGGAGCTTGGCGCCGTTGGCATGCTCGACGCGCCGTCCATCATCGAGGGGAGCGAGGAGCAGCAGGTGGAGGACATGTGTGCGCAATTCTGCAGGCCGCCCTACAGCGGCGGCAAGCGCCTGTACACGGCGCTGGTGAGTTACCACACGAAGATGCTGGCACACGACATCACCATACGCCGCTTGCTGCGTGAATACTATCGCAACTACTGCAGCATCACCTgcaccaccaccaccaAGGGTGAGGCGGAAGTGGACGTGGCGGACGCCTCGTGGCCTGCCAGGCGGCTCTATCGGATGCCGCTGCGCGAGTTGACCACGTACCGGCAGGTGCACTACTCGTACCCCACTTCCGCGACGACGCGTGAGGAGCGGTACCGCATCCTGGACTCCCATCGCCGCGGCACGGCCTTGGCGGAGATGTACCTCCAGATCGTGCagctggagaaggaggGCGCAATCAAGTGCACCATCCACCCGATATGCGCGCAGGAGGTGCCCGCGTGGAAGGCGGACGGGTTCGGCGACCGCTTCGCGGAGTGGTACGAGCGTTacaaggtggtgacgtACAGCGGCAACCAGCTGGTCAGCGAGAGTTACCGCACCCGCATGGGCGAGCAGAAGGCCAtcctggagaaggaggagaTGCTCCTGAAAGACGCCGAGGAGCGCGATAAGCAGTGGCGCCGCCAACTGCTGGACCAGCTGGTCATGGCCTACTGCCCGTCAAACGTACCCACTTACAGCATATGGCGCCACATACAGAAGGAGATTTTGAGTCGCCTGATCAACGTGGAGTTGATCCCCAAGTTCCGCATGGAGATACGCGAGGAGCTCTGGCGCAACGCGCAGTCCTTCGTTCTGCTGCACTGCCAGCGCATGCTGCAGTACAAGCTGGACGTGAACCCGTCGCCCAGCGAAACGGTGCTGGCGCTGGCGGTGGATGCAGAGCCGCAGCGCGTCTACGCAACCGTAGTGAACGAGTTTGGCGACATGAAGGACTACAAGAGGCTGGACCGGTTAATCGCTCACCCAATAATGCCCCGTAATGCGACCCCCTCCAACCCCCTTTTCAAGGAGGTGATGGAGGATATAGACGTCCTGTGCGACATGGTGGCCAACTTCCGCATCTCGGTGGTGCTGGTTGCGATGTCCAACACGGGCGCTGTCACGCTGTACAACCGATTAGAGACGTACATGGTCCCTAACATCAAAGTCCCGCTGACAATCAAGAAGCTGGACGTGGAGGTGCCGCGTCTACGCGTCAGCATGCTGCCAAGGGCCAGCGTGAACGATTTGTGCCTGTCGATGGCGCGCTGGTACATCGACCCCGTCGCCGAGACGCTGAACCTGTGGAGCCAGAACAGCACCAACCTGCTTCTCAAGCTGAACCTACATCCGTTCCAGCACGTCATCAGCCAGGAGAAGCTCCAGGAGTACCTGGAGTGCACGTTGGTCCACATGGTCTGCCATTTCGGAGTGGACATCAACCGTGTGAAGAATTCGAAGCATCTGGAGGCGACCCTGCAGTTCGTCGCTGGTTTGGGCCCACGCAAGACCATGGACGTGCTGCGCTTGCTTAAGATCGCCGCCATTGGAACCCGCAGCCAGCTACGCATGGGCCAAGCGGCCATCCGCGGTTTGGGCGAGCTTGTGTTCTACAACTGCGCCTCCTTCATCAAGATCAGCTCCAACGAGGCCATGGACATCCTGGACACCACGCGTTTGCATCCCGTGGAGTGCTACTACACGGCCGAGAAGCTGTGCACGGACTCGCTCGACTATGACCTCGGCGGCGAGGAGGCCATCCAGGAAATTTTCAACAACCCCAAGAGGCTGGACGACCTGGACTTGGAGGCGTACAGCAGCCTCCTCATGGAGAAGCGCAGCATGCCCCGCATGCTGCCATACTTATTGTTCGTGAAGCACGAGCTACAGTCACCTTTCCACGACTACCGCGCTGATCTGCAGGAGTTGCGCGAAGAGGAGGAGTTTTGCCTCGCGCTGCAGATCGACCACCTCCTGCTACGTCGCGGCGCCCATGTGATGTGCCGCCTCGAGGAGGTGTACGAACACACGATACGCGCCTGCGTGCTGCCGCTGGAGCTCAAGGCGCACGTGGTGGACTACCGGAATTTCCGCGATGACGTCTACCGCATATCCAAGGAACAAAACCGCACCATCCAGTTGCGCGGCATTTGCATCAGTGCGCGCGTTTCCAACGTGGAGTACGCGCCGAACTTCGAAAATGGGCGCTGCGCGTACCGCGTGGAGGTGGCGCTGACCGGTCAGCAGCGGCGCTACCTTCTGCTTGACCTCTTCGACGATGTGAAGCGCGTGCTGGGCATCCGCGAGGACCACCTGTCGCCCCTGGTCCACTTCGACGTCAACTATTCCAAAAAGCCGATGCTGAACGAGCACTCCGAGAAGCACAAGATCCACTACCGCCGTGTGATCCGGCACCCCAGTTACCGCATGTGGCCGCTGAACAAGATCGTCGCCTTCCTGAAGCAGCCTGAGATCGGCATCGGCGAGTGCTGCATATGCCCGATGAGCGAGTGGGACCGTTTGAACCTGGTGATAAAGACATGCGCCGAGCCCTTCAACTGCGCGACCTTCGTCATCCACGAGCGTAACCAGAGGGTGCCCGGCGAGCTGGGCAAGGAGCTGATACTGCTGAACCAGACCTACACGTCAATTGACCAGATTATCGCGCAGTTCTGCGAGACACTGAAGCTCAACTTGGAAGAAATCTATATGCACCCCAAGTTCAAGCACTCCACCGACATCAGCAAGGCGGAGCGCGACCTCATCCAGGAGAGCGCCATGCGCCCTGATGGCATCGCATGGGCGATTTTGCCCCCCCACCCGATGCAGCACAGGGGCTCTCAGGTGCGCTACAACCCGCTGAGGttcacgctgctggtgatGCCGCCGAGCATGGAGCTCACCCAGGGCGCGCGCAGCCTGCAGGACTCCATCTACGTGGACCACCGCAGCTTCAAGCTATGGACGCACCACGAGAAGTCGCTCGCGTCGCTGATCAAGTGGTGGAAGCAGGTGGGGTACTGGAATCGCAACCGCCATCGTGAGCTGTACAACCAGGAGAAAGCTGCCCTGATGCGGCAGGGGGCGGCGCCGCAGATGCGCCACTAA
- a CDS encoding membrane protein, putative — protein MFRIGSLGGFAALRGGLGGARPQVPTCRQPCGSRAASSDVSASAGPLSRPASGDVKLYAPYIVKEVQPPRGGSPVYWSVRRGIFRAKTNFMLLSRQLRWNICLVRASFAGVPKQSYDPKINQWVKLMDNEEWGGVGGRLWVDISNHFMFNIFLAFVLYSCYFRFITNNKHNVFAKWASSEEEGDDDDDE, from the coding sequence ATGTTCAGGATTGGGTCGCTGGGCGGCTTTGCCGCGCTCAGGGGCGGCCTCGGCGGCGCCAGGCCGCAAGTGCCCACCTGCCGCCAGCCCTGCGGCTCCCGCGCGGCATCCAGCGACGTTTCGGCGAGCGCTGGACCATTATCGAGGCCCGCAAGCGGAGACGTCAAGCTCTACGCCCCGTACATCGTGAAGGAGGTGCAGCCTCCACGTGGAGGCAGCCCGGTCTACTGGAGCGTGCGCCGCGGCATTTTCAGAGCCAAGACCAACTTCATGCTCCTGTCGCGACAGTTGCGCTGGAACATCTGCCTGGTGCGCGCGTCGTTTGCCGGCGTGCCGAAGCAATCGTACGACCCGAAGATCAACCAGTGGGTCAAGCTAATGGACAACGAGGAGTGGGGAGGCGTCGGAGGCCGGCTGTGGGTCGACATCTCCAACCACTTCATGTTCAACATCTTCCTGGCGTTCGTGCTCTACTCGTGCTACTTCCGCTTCATCACGAACAACAAGCACAACGTCTTCGCGAAATGGGCGAGCTCTGAGGAGGagggcgacgacgacgacgacgaatGA